The window GGTCGCCGTCAGGAATTAATAAGGAGGGGGAGAGGTGTGACCCGAGGACAGATCCGCCACAGAGAATCCCGGGGGTACGCGTCCGACCCCGGCCCTTCCTCCACGTGGCCCTGACGTGGACCGATCGCGCGGCCGCAAATGATCCGAGTCCCGCCGCTTCCCCGACACAAAGCAGTTACGTAAGCTTGACACTGCAGAATCGGAACAGAGGGGAGGGGAATCGGAATGGGGctctcgccgtcgccgtcgtcgccggaGGGGAGGTGGGACGACCTCCCCGACGACAtagccgtcgccgtcgcctcccGCCTCCAGGTGCGCCTCTCTCATCGCCCCCTCTGTACATGCGTAGCTCGCTCAAGTATTTATGTGGCTCGCTCGTTGACTGGCTCGAGCCGTGAGCAGGAGGCCGACGTGTGCGCCCTCGGCGGGTGCTCCCGGTCCTGGCGCCGCGCCTGCGACGCCAACTTCGTGTGGGAGGGCCTCTTCCGCCGCCGCTGGCCGGCCACCGCGGCCGCCATGGCGGCCGGAGGGGCAGGGGCTTCCCGTGCGCAGGTGGGTACAGACTGCAGAGAGCAGAATACAGCTCTCCTGTCCATTCCCCCCAGCTTATTTCTCTCTTGGGTTCACAGCTCATGTGGCTTTGGGCACTTGGTAGTTGGTACTGTTTTCACTTAATTTTTGCTTCTTCAAGTTCAGTTTAATACTTATTCAGGGCTTTCACACCCTGCAGTGTTGTTTGCTATGCTACTAAAGTCGGTGTGTCATGTTAGATTCAGTGCAGAAACTGATGTGAGGCTAATTTCACTGTCATGCGTCAACTAGGAATTATTTTGTCGCGATATCATACTAGGACAATTCATGAGTTTCTTACTAAAATGTGTCTTTGCTCTTTTAGAGGAAAGACGCACTTGAATTTGGGTTCTAGTTCAGTCTAAGGTCCAATTTTTGTGTAGAGCTAATAGGCACCCCGGGTTTCCTTCCCTTCATGAGGTCTCTTAGCCAGttcgcaaaaaaaagaagaaaaggaggGGTTTCTTAGCCAGAATATTATGCAGAACTGTTTAAAATGTCTCGGATCAGTTTACAATGTAGTGTTCTTCATAGGTGTAGGACCAGAATGGTACCTATGTTATTTGTGAGGTCTTCACTTGTCTGTTGTATAAAATGAACTTGAAGAACTATTTAATCCATTCCAGATTGTATTTCTCGTCACACTCACCTGCTCCTTGCTGCCCAAAGCATAACAGATCAACCTTGCTTTTTGGTGTAACTTGTACTGTAGGGATGGAAAGCTCTCTACATCAACAACCATGGAAGAACTGCTGTGGCTATCTCTAGAGTGGTTGAATTTGTGGAGAGCAGCACACATAACGGGTCGCTTGAAGCTGAATGTTATTTGAAAGCCATGTCTGATTTGGCATTGATGAAGGATATAGGCTTCGTCAATGTCCAGTTTTTCTTGCTTTCAAGAAATCGCAGTGCGATAATAAACCTTATTGGATTGCATTACTCCATTGCATATTTGCATATACTGGTGAGTCGTGTTTCCTGATGTTCTCGTTGAGCTGCTCTTATGATACATGCTCTCTGTGACCCAATAAGTTTACACCACTTTTTTTTTTTCTATAGAAAGTTGTTGGAACCATTTTTCACTGTTGTTCTTGAAATACCATTACCTATTACCTGGTATAGAGAGCTATATCATTCAGATGTAAACAAACTTTGTTAGTCCCCTCGAATCTTTGATCTCATCTTTCCTCCAAAATTCACCATTGTTAGGTTCAGCGTGTCACACTCTGTTGCACTAAGGTCAAGCTTCGTTCTGTCTTTTTCCTCAAACAAGGTCAAGTTTTGTTCTGGAAGCTTATGTTAGCTTGAAGCACCACCGTAAGGACAAATGGGTAGTCCCTTTGCACAGGCATGCCATGTTTGGTCATGTATAAACGTACTATGAGATACCTCAAGAGAACACTTTACTACTTCAGATAATATATGATTGGTAACATCAGAAAGCTTTGGACAATATAATTGTCAAGCCTTGTGAAGTTTTATTTTGCTTCACAACATATGTTCTTGCTTGAGTGATCTGACCAAGTTTGGATATATGCTCCTAAAATGCGGATTTGTCATGCAATTATTCTTGCAGCCCAATGAGGTGGATAAAGCACTTCGAGCTTGCCAGGTAGCAGAAAGAAAGGTGTGTGTGAGCTTGCTCAAGCTTGGTCGATGGTTCTATGGTTTTAGGTTGCCCGATGACTATGAGTCGTACAAAAACTCACTGAGTTGGCTCACAAGCGACGACGGGGCAAAAGTTCTAGTCATTCTCAACCGTGGTGCTGTCCATGAGGTATTTCGTCTTCAGGTCAGTTTGGTGGGTACAAATAACTGAACTTATAGTATGCAAACATCTGTACTTGGCTTTGCTGGACCTTTTGTAAATATATGCCAATCCTTTTGTATCTTGATGCCCTCGTGGCACTGCTTTGATGTAAATGGAAGTATGGAACAATAGAGATGGGGAAATACCAAACACTGTTGTTGTATAGTCCAATATAAATAATAAACTCGCCATGACGTGTGACGTGGTGACAAATTGACAATGCCAGTTCTGTTTAACATCTGATGTTCTCTCATTTCTGTATGGTCTATGTATTAATTAATTTTCTTTACGAGAGAATACATCATCCTACTTCAGGTTTGTATTACATGTTGTTTGAGAAATGAACTGTTTTATTCATTCAAAAAACAAATTACATCAGATTGAATTTTTTAAAAACAAGAtggaaatactccctccgttcctaaatgtaagtctttttagagatttcaatatgaactgcATGTGGATGtacatagacatattttagaggtagattcactcattttgctcaacctctaaaaaagacttatatttaggaacggagggagtagttgtcaATTTTGAATTTCAAGTAGACAATGAGTAGAAAAACGTTgtaagaagaagaaaagaagtgaTAATGAAACAAACAACAGAAAATGGAGCAAGGAGTTAAAAGCTTTTACTGAGTACTTCGTCCATCTGGGTTTACAAATTTTGGGTCAAATTATACAATTAGATAGATTTGTATGTAAAAGAGATTTTGCACCTTATAATTTTGTGACATATAGTTTTTTTAGTTAAacttatggtcaaaattttaccaAAAAAATATATAGGGTCTAATAAACCTGGAAGGTAGAAGTAGTAGACTTGTTACATGGGAATTTGTACAACGCCGCCTTCAGGAGTAGGGCAATTTGGAGGCCAgtttttttatttaaaaaaagaaaaaaaatcagacttttcagtttcaagaaaaactgaaaaaatttactcccttcgttcggaattacttcttgtagaaatggatgtatctagacactATATCAAGCtatttttctctttctttttctctgtTTATTATTTAAGACGAAGGAACTGGAGTTCATCTTTAAGGTTACGGCACTTCAATGCTTAATTAATAAAGCATGCATTGAGGTCAAattgttactactccctccgttcatttttaatataagacgttttaggCATTTAAGACAACACTTAAAACAGTTCAGTTTCAGTTGTCTAAAACGTTTTACAAAAATGAACAGAGCGAGTAATACATTCTAGAAGTGGAAAACATGACACTGCAGAAAACTATACAAAAAAGGAAGAAAATTTtgaaactactccctccgttcctaaatatttttgctttctagagattttaacaaatgactatatacgaagcaaaatgagtgaatctacactataaatatatctatatacatctgtatatggtagtccatttgaaatctctaaaaaagacAAGTATTTAGAAACAGAGGAAGTATAACGCACACTATAAAACGTTTCTGGCTCCGCCACCGAACCCGGCCGGACGCCGCAAACGCAGCCCAGCTGACCGCAGGCGGTGGCAGTGTGTCACTGTGACCGGGAACGGCGAAGCCAAGCCGGATGACGAACCGGCCGCCAGCAGCTTGTCTCCCCGGCCGCGTCCGGTCCGAGCGGCAGGTGAGGTCGCGTCGGCACCACACAAGCAAAGCTCCACCGGCCGCCCAAAACTCATCAACTGCATGGGGCCATCGAACTACACAAGGAGCCATTTGCAGTTGCAGGCGATGACAAGCTTGATACTCTCACCTTGCTCTTGAACTGAAGTTCCCCCTTATCTCGCGTCCCACTGAGCGGTGTGAGCTGGTATCAGCTTAGAGCGTTCTGCTAGTCATATCTTGCATCTTCTTTTATTCCCGGAGTGTGTAGCGGTCTTAGGTTTCGTCTGACTCTGACACATcatttcaaaaaagtttgaagGATTAGTTCAGTTTATCTCATGGCATTGGTAAATGGCAACCCTGGGGTTCACTTTCGTCCCCACTTCCCGTAGAAAGTGACATCAAGCCATGCCTATCTGAGCGGAATAATTTTCAGCAAGGAGTTTCAGTGCAGGAATTCAGAGGATAGAACTGAAGTGTGAAATGGGTGTTCATGAAGAGATCGTTGCACCCAGTGAGATCTTGATGACTGAGCAGATCTTCATGGATCTCTGTTAAACTAGCACGCAAGATTCCTGAATCTGTACAGTGCAGACATTCCTGGAAAACTATACGAAAGGAGAAAAATTCAGAGAAGGGGTGACATTCTGCAGGTATAGAGGCGACTGGGGAGTTTACAGAGGCGTACTGGAGTCTGAGATTCCTCCGGGGGAAAGAGCCTAGACAAACAAACAGAGATGACCATGAACCGCAACGCAATACCGGCCTGCTGCTCCTGGTGCGGCTTAAGATGCACTGACAATTATCTAACTGATACGTAGAAAATCAAACAGTTGAATGATGATCTTGTTCAAACTACCTAGTAGAATTTTCACATCTGCCAAGAAGTGTAGAATCTTTGGCCTAATATTGAACTATTTTGTAGCCCTGTTTCTGGTCAGTGCTTTCCTACTGGAACTTGCACTAAGACGTGCATCCTCCTTAAGTATGGCAATTTTACCCATGGGTACGGGTACCCGCGGGTACCGTACCCgcatgggtagggtatgggcacACTTTTATACCTATGGGTTGTACTCATACCCTACCCGTTAAGTCATGGGTAGGGTACGGGTATAGCCTTGTACCTGTGGGTATACCCAGACCCTACTCGCTGGTGAACTAATGTTGAGTTGTTGTCAATTAATCATTAATTTATCATGTGACTCAGCTACTCCTATTGAATTATTAGTATTTTGTGATTTCCATATTTTGATAGTGTCACGTACTCATCTACCTGTTATTCAGCTGAGataattgttttttttttgtCAAATGTGCTACCAATGAGTGTAAAATTGTGAACAACTTGTATACTATTTGTTCTACCCGCTGGGTACCCAATGGGTACGGGTACCTGTCGGGTATGGGTATGGGTAAATTTTCATACCGATGGGTACGGgtatgggtagaattttgtacccATTGACTATATGGGTATGGGTTTGGTATTGCTCTACCctacccataccctacccattgccatccttaATCCTTCTGGAGTCACTACAGAACCACTTGATCACCAACAAAATATCACTGAACTTTTCTGTTATTTAATTGCATCCTGGCAGTGCTAGCAGATAGCCAAGCTTCTTGGCTTTTCTGTTACGATCGTATCAAAAATCtgaaagagaaaacaaaaaacaaacaGAGAAAAGAAAGAGAGAAGGGAGCAGGACAAGTGAAAACAACATAACAAGTCTGATGATATCTATTTTCCCCAGATGTATCAGTTCATGGTACAGATAGAGATGGACAGCCTAATATACCGATAAACATGGCTTACAGTTTCGACGAGTCCTACAATTCAGTAGTAGAAATTATTTTCTGAACCGAAGAAAACCAGGGACCATTGCCTGGCCTGCTCCCTCCCATGAACAACAGAACGTTCCTCCCAGCAACCAGAGATCCTTGGAGACTCCTCAGCCTCAACAGCACGGGTAGATGGTGACGCAGCGCCGCTTCGGCGGGGTACAGAGGAGCATGAACACCAAGGCGATGACGGCCGCGACGAGGAGCCCCAGGAAGCTGaagcccgcctcctcctccgactcGCTGCTGCAGCACACCTTCCCCATGCTAGCCTGAGCAGAGAGGTTGCTTCCCGGTGCTGCCTACGCTAATGATCAGTGGTGGTCAGACGAAGAAGTGAGGCTTGCTTCCTAGCAGTGGTACGTTTCGTTCTTTCTTATACCACCACGGCCATGATCGCCGTGGTGTGGCCAGTTTGTTGGGGCGTCACTATCAGGTCTTCAATGATGCCACCCTCCTGTGCTCCCCTTCCGTCTCTGAAGACAGCTCAGCCTATGCTCGCACCCACCCAGGCCACTGACGCCGGTCATAGATGGCATTGTTAGGCTGATCAACCGCCCCAGATGTTGAGATACATAGTATCTGGCAAACAGATCTGGCCTTTCTTTTACGCCTGCCTTTCAGCACGGAATGTTAGATAGATGGCTGTTCAACTTTACGCCGTCGCGGCTTCTCGCTGGCGATCTTGTGGATGCGGTCACTTGACGGCGATCCGGATGAAAATTACGGGGACAACAATACTTGATCGATGGTGATGTGTATACATGTATGAAAAGTACAGGATCAAAGGGCTGGTATTCTGATATCCTCCTGGTGAAATTCAAACGGTTGATGGCTACTTGTCCCCGTATGTCCGATAGCATTGTGATGGCGATGGAGAGAACGTAGCGCGCGTGCATGATCTCGGTGTGAATGTGAAACACGTCCCCGTCTCCATCTATTTGAGGTGGTAGGGATTAGGTGGTGCATGTTGCGTGTCGGTGACTAGGGTTTTCTGGGAATTTGGGGAAGAACTGAAGAGGGATCAAGCCCAAGCAAATGGcatgtgccatgttaagtcatgcctgaccgacaggtgctacgctttgTCATGTCTGGTcagcaggtgctacgcacgacagatctttCAAAGACTTCAAGCTGTGTCGGGTGGTGGTACTCGGCAGCATGGTGCTGAAGTGTATCAATGGCGACCGCGACGTGCACAGCTGTTTGCGCGCAGGGAGGAGGTGCCGTTGGGCGCCGTGATGGCGTCGACAATAGCTAGACCGagcaaggttgatgcatcagtacaGTTCTGAAGATGGAGCGGTGGCAGTTGGTGGCGGCGGCCTTTGAGAGCACGCCGGACCGGCGAGATCCAtgcccggcaggcgtcctggatgggtcctcaggtcttagatgttaggtttgctgcgatgtctgtttggtattaggcccaggctatctgcgcccattcatcaactggataggtgtagtgacagtttgttgcttagacggcggctttagtcttactgtggTATTACTTTGTAAgatcttgtgagaataattaataaagtggctgtaTGCATCGTCAAGATGCAAAGgccggggtcatcctccttttttaaaaaaaaatgtGCCATGTTGCCTTACAGCTTCGTCTAACACTAGAAGACAAGCGAGCGTGAAGTTTCTTCCTAGACAGGGATTGCTTCCTGGCTCAGCTAAGCTGAGTCCAACTTCAGCTGGACACGGTTTTGTTATCAGGAGAGATTCACACTGTTTTCGGTGGTTTCTATCTTCGTAACGGCTAAATATTATGCTTTAATTTGGCTATTAACCACATTTAACTTATGTCCTGGTTTTTCATTTTAACTTTTGATGATTTACAAATGAAATAAAATATATGCATGCAGGTATCGGACAGGAACTTGCCTTTGTAGAATTCCATAAGTAAATATGTCATATCTATATGagtatctatatctatatctatatctatacctaataATAAAGAGGCTATTGCTTCTCACCACCGTAATTTTATCCGTATTTTCGTCCGTCCGTTCACCTTTTTGGTACGTCATCGTTTGGCTCATGGACTGGTGAGAAACTGTTTTATGTATGCTTACGGAATATTTCACTTCATCATGCAAACAAACTTTAAATATGCATGCCACTTTTTTTTACATACCCATTACTGAATTTCTTCAACTATAGTTGACATCTCATATTCTATCACTGGATTTTTTCAGCGGTATGTAAAATACGACATGCCTTGCAGCTTGAACACTGCTACTCAAAGGAATTGGCAATATGAGCAACATGTGGATGAACTTAAATTTTTGTGTGAATGCATATGTTAGATACGATCACACGGTTGATCTTGAACGATTAACACGATGAATCTTGAAAGAATTAATTATGTAGGACTCATCGTAATGCATGTTTTTCATCTAGATTGCTCACGTTGCAACGCACGGGTCCTTTTACTAAGATGACATATATTTTGCAAAATAACAGCAGGAGGAACCGTGCAAAAGGCTGCGCCACAAGGTTTTTTCTTTAACACAGTACAATCATAGACATACACGCACATACACTCAACCCTGTGAACGTGATACAAAAAATAGACCTTATGTTTAGGAGCATGCTCTTCATTAGAGATTGGCTGCACGATACAAAAATGCAAAGGTCCTCGTCGAATATCAACAGTCCATCTAACATCCTAACCCATCTATTCTGAAGTACAAGACGTGAAATACTACAACTGTTGTCATGTACCAAAGTTGCACTAAActtaagacacttattttgggacggagggagtaacgaATTGGTGAAAAGAGCACCACAACCATGTTGTCTTGTAAATTGTAACCAATGGGTGAAAGAAGCACAAACATGAAGAACATACACTAGTGAGGTAGTGATGACTCATTCAAAGACATTACTGAATATATATAACACTACACATCGCATAGCTCGGTGCCCACGGGATGATTGTGCAAAACTTATAGCCGGAAAGAGTCTCAGTTCTCTCGTAACTAAGATTATGACTTAATTAAAATTCAAGGGACTACCCACCATTCCAGAACAACAACAAGACATATGAGAAACCATTTTGGGCAGCATCATACACCATCACGACATTCGTATGATATGTTTCTAACTTAGACTCCAGGGGAACAAGCAACACTCGCATCCTTGCTTTGACACATACACGTAAGAACGTGGAGCTGGGATGGTTTCAAACATCAGAAGATGCCTTCGGGAAGATCTCAGATGTCTTCACTAAGATTATGACTTAAGTAGCATGATGGCAAACACTACGTAGCATGGATAAAGATCCCTTACAGGCAAAGCTACGTTAGGGCAAGGGGgcccttgccccctccccctctatgAATCGAAATCTCACTACCATCTATTAATATTTCTATTACTTAAGTACATGATTGAGCTGTAAAATATCCCATTTACAAATTTGATCATGTTGCTTGTCCGCATCTTAATAAATGGATGCACTAAAAATAATAGACAACAAGCCAACTAGCTTGCAGAAGTACAAAGATAAATGTTTAAGctcatatgtgtgttgtggcacTTGCACCTATGATagcaaagggggggggggggggggtgggcttAAACTAACTGAAGAGGTGTTACATGTTGCTCGATCTACACAACGGGATGTGTAATGTGTTCACGGTAAACATGGAACCTTGCCTTCCATAAGAAAATACCAAGATTGATCCCTCCCATGATGGCAAGCACTACGTAGCATGGATAAAGAGCTCTCACTGGCGGAGCTACATTTCTCCCATGATGGCAAACACTAGGTATCATGGGCATTCCAGAGCACCCGATGGATGTTAGCCGTCAAAAAATGAGTGACATGTGTTAAAGGTGGCTAGGGCCTTTCAGAGCACCCGATGACTACCAAGTAATCTAGAGCAAAAACAAGTTTAATCATAGTTCATTTTAGATGTACACAAAGAATATTTTATCCAAATTGTGTGGACGACTATAAGAAATTCAAGCTGCATTTTATGACAACCAACAATGTTTAAGCACCAGCTCTACGAATATATGGGGTAGGTGGTTTGCACCCCAAAGATTTCAAAAGGATATTTGACCCTAAATTTTAAGGTAAATTTATCAGAAATTTAGGAAAAGGGCTAGGTGCACAACTCTATAACTCCTTATAATTTTAGAAGTTAAATTTCAAGAGATTGTTTGAGGAGTTAACTTTTCTTGAAAAAAATCCCAGAGAGCAATTTATAAATGAATATTATCAAGAAAACAATAGGTGGTACAATGGAAAGATAACAAGAGACAAAAGATCAACAAATATAAATACATTGAAAACCATACTCTTTGTATTGTATGCCGCCCATCGAAGTTTAAAAAATGCACTAAATCAACAGTAAAGGAAAGGGCCACATGCTAACGCCCTTGCCATACCATGATTTAAATACCGCAATAGCCACTCGTCGCTAGAAACGAGATCTAGGACCCGATGTAACAATATCGGTTGGAGCATAACCCCACACAATGCAGGCTTGTACTCATTCACCACCAGTCTATAGGATTGGAGAAATCGGGCCATGCTATAGAACAACTCGAAACAAGAGGTTGAAATCGCCGCACAAAGATCCAACCAACTTCTTTTCATGATTAACACGCCAACTGTCAAGATCTAAAGATAATCGAATTTGACCCTTCCTCCCAGGCCCTTCAGGCGTCGTTCGGACATTGTCGAGATTGGGAGAGGCCATAGATACCTTATTCCAACGCGGTATCGCTGCTACCATCTCGTCAACGTCGCGAGGGAAACAAAAACTAAGGAAAATAAGAACGAAAGGGACGGGTTCCCACtcctccgcccccccccccccccccccaagaaaAAATCGTTGTACAGGAGAAGGGGCCGAGGCGTTAGCCTTGAGGAGACTTTTTTGACATTATcgcgcactactaggaaaagggctatagatgaaatggccactaatggcgcaccagacatgtggtgcgctactactatatagcagtggcacaccatgtgctggtgcgccattagtgtgaaagacactaatggcgcaccagacacacggtgcgccactagtaacaattttttttccaaacatactaatggcgcaccagggcacagtgcgccattactagttctaactagtaatggcgcaccagcctcatagtgcaccagcctcatagtgcgccattactagttactgtgccctggtgcgccattagcgtacttttttttgcgaaactactaatggcgcaccaccagcaggtgcgccattagtaaccagggttactaatggcgcatttgtaggtggtgcgccattagtaatctgggaccagctagatattttggacagccacacctacccactcacttttcccacttcattctctccacctccttctccaagcttgtctcggctgcctcctcctcctcacctcatttgtaccataaattcatccaaattaagtggttaaattaccttttttgataggtaagtaagggggaagctatctttatgttgttctccctccaacaacgtgcacatgcactttctatggcctagctagatctatgtatgtttgtggtgttgcatatgtttgtggtgttgcatatatgtttgcgtttgcaggtaccggtatttgaaatgcgatagttgccaatattttgccggaatattgattcatttccgtttcggcgagaattttggcactatgcattctttttggtcctatttttagggaaagtcatgccaaattttttcttggttctaaaatatcgttttgctctaccccgcaggtgaccatggtccgcacgatgaccgaaggcatcgtgaataggtttttgagctccgcaaaggccgagatgcttcaaaagaacgagacggagataagatgtccgtgttgaagatgcaagctgaagagccttattgcggacccggattccgggcaggtgcgggaccacctgctcttgcgtggtttcatggatggctatcggtggcaaggtgatgaagatgactatgaagtcgtccatgg is drawn from Aegilops tauschii subsp. strangulata cultivar AL8/78 chromosome 1, Aet v6.0, whole genome shotgun sequence and contains these coding sequences:
- the LOC109757877 gene encoding uncharacterized protein isoform X1, translating into MGLSPSPSSPEGRWDDLPDDIAVAVASRLQEADVCALGGCSRSWRRACDANFVWEGLFRRRWPATAAAMAAGGAGASRAQGWKALYINNHGRTAVAISRVVEFVESSTHNGSLEAECYLKAMSDLALMKDIGFVNVQFFLLSRNRSAIINLIGLHYSIAYLHILPNEVDKALRACQVAERKVCVSLLKLGRWFYGFRLPDDYESYKNSLSWLTSDDGAKVLVILNRGAVHEVFRLQVSLVGTNN
- the LOC109757877 gene encoding uncharacterized protein isoform X2, giving the protein MGLSPSPSSPEGRWDDLPDDIAVAVASRLQEADVCALGGCSRSWRRACDANFVWEGLFRRRWPATAAAMAAGGAGASRAQGWKALYINNHGRTAVAISRVVEFVESSTHNGSLEAECYLKAMSDLALMKDIGFVNVQFFLLSRNRSAIINLIGLHYSIAYLHILVQRVTLCCTKVKLRSVFFLKQGQVLFWKLMLA
- the LOC120962301 gene encoding uncharacterized protein — its product is MGKVCCSSESEEEAGFSFLGLLVAAVIALVFMLLCTPPKRRCVTIYPCC